The Arachis ipaensis cultivar K30076 chromosome B10, Araip1.1, whole genome shotgun sequence DNA window ACAACAACTCTTGTACATTGGGAGGTGAGCTGGCACTTGCTTCCCCTGACAAGGAAATGCTCATCAtggatgatgataataataataataataagagagaccattcctcatcaaatgatcaGGGAAAAGGAACTACTACTAGTAGTGCTACTCCACCTCCATCTACCACCACCACCTCTCAAACACACAGGAAAGCAAGAAGGTGCTGGTCACCCGACCTGCACCGTAGATTTGTTAATGCTCTTCAAATGCTAGGCGGATCTCAAggtatgtatatgtatgtataacTCTGTGTaacaatattaattaattaattaagtattaTTCAATAATTATGATTTATTATGAATGATAGTGGCGACACCAAAACAGATAAGGGAGTTGATGAAGGTTGACGGTTTGACCAATGATGAAGTGAAAAGCCATCTCCAGGTACACACCACCACTCTGCAGTCTGCACAATGCATATTCTACTCTTGTATCTTGTTTCTTCTTTTCTCGTTTTTcgataaagattttaaaaagaacaaATTTCGTTTGTTTTTGCTACACAGAAATATAGGCTCCACACGAGAAGACCAAGCCCAAGCCCACAACCAGGTGCACCAGCACCGCAGCTTGTGGTCCTAGGAGGAATCTGGGTCCCACCAGAGTACGCCACAGCTGCCGGAGCCCCTGCCGCCATCTACGGTGCTCACCACCCCGCCTCCCACGCCCCGCCACCGCACTACTGCGCGGCCACCCCAATGCCTCAGGAGTTCTACACGGCGGCTCCACCTCAGCCTCTGCTTCCGCCTCCGCCTCCTCCGCACCACCTGCACATGTACAAGGCGGCTGGACAGAATAGCTCCCCTGAGTCGGAGGTAGGAGGATGCGGAGAGCGGTCGGAGAGCATCGAGGATGGGAAATCGGAGAGTAGTAGCTGGAAGGGTGAGAGTGAAGGAGAGAGGAAAGGGTTGAATGAGGAGAGTAATTGCAGTGACATCACTCTCAAATTCTAGCTTCATTAAATTAATTAGGGGTTATGCACAAATTAGGGTTATCTTTTTGCATGCTCCTATCCCATTCCCATCCCATGCATAATCTTGCTCTCGCTTCATCatatcattcatcatcatcatcatcatcatcatcatcattattattattattattattattattagtactgAGTAGGTATACGTTTTGTGTAGTAGCTAGAGAGTAGAGAGGGGAGGAAAGGGCATAAAAGTGAGCATTTGTTTTGTTTCGGTATGTATAATTTGAATGCAATGCATTTCATGCTGTTATTGGCATGCTAGAGAATGAAGAATTGGATTCTGAATTCTGATCTTACCCTTGTCGTTTTGTTCTTTTTCCGAAATTACATATATGCCCTCATGCTTTCTACATAATCAATAACAATGTTCGTACAAATActctataaaatattttttttttcaacttcaAGCTGTTAGAAGTTGGAACTTACAAGTCCCACTTGCTTTCGGGGTTTTAAAGTACTAGTTTAACGTTTTTATCACAATCAAATTACTTTATGTTAGCATAATAAACTTATTTGAATTAATTAAGgtactttttttaactttttccttttctttttgaatCCCATGAATTCATCATTGCGTTAATGAGGATCATAGTAAGATTGGAGAAACAAACTTGGAACATTATATTCTCATACATTAACGGATAActtgaatcaattttataattttatttgttaTACACGGTTAATGTATAGCCCGTCTTCTGGTAGGTGTTTATTCACTTTCTGGTTGGATCACGATATACGTCAGCTACAGATGGAACAGGGGGAGAGTACCTGCAAAAAGTACTCCAACGTTTAAGTCAGCAAATTAGAATATTAATAAAAGCTTAATCTTGGAAAGATAGCATACCTTCAAAACTCTGATCATTTTCCTTTATAAATAGGAGACGAAGACGATCGTTTTCTCCTGAATTAATGACGTTCAGAAGAGATTAATTGCCTTTCCAACGTTACCGAATAAAGGTCATTTATAATCATAAATCGGCAGAGTTAGTGCGTCAGTTACAATAAA harbors:
- the LOC107624273 gene encoding myb family transcription factor EFM, translated to MASPSELSLDCKPHSYSMLLKSFGDHNNSNSNDQEQNQSYKIEEFLSRLEEERLKIDAFKRELPLCMQLLTNAMEASRQQLQAFNQGTTRPVLEEFIPIKHSEISEKEAPSSMNMMMSDNKANWMTSAQLWSQSSQEGTTSAATPPPSKDADNNNNIGFMSMSPNKHRNGGSGGAFLPFSKERRNNNSCTLGGELALASPDKEMLIMDDDNNNNNKRDHSSSNDQGKGTTTSSATPPPSTTTTSQTHRKARRCWSPDLHRRFVNALQMLGGSQVATPKQIRELMKVDGLTNDEVKSHLQKYRLHTRRPSPSPQPGAPAPQLVVLGGIWVPPEYATAAGAPAAIYGAHHPASHAPPPHYCAATPMPQEFYTAAPPQPLLPPPPPPHHLHMYKAAGQNSSPESEVGGCGERSESIEDGKSESSSWKGESEGERKGLNEESNCSDITLKF